The uncultured Desulfatiglans sp. DNA window AGTACGTCGAATCATTCGGATCCCCGGAAGCCAAGATGGGTTACTGCCTTTACAAGATGGGCTGCAAAGGGCCGGAAACCTACAACAACTGCCCGACTGCAAAGTACAATGCCGGCACCAGCTGGCCGGTGGAGGCGGGTCATCCCTGTATCGGTTGCAGCGAGCCCGGATTCTGGGACGAAATGGGCCCCTTCTTCGAACCGCTTTGATATCTCGCGTGGGGTTTCCGGACACGCCTCAGGAGTAGTTGAGATGAAAAGAGCCTTTGGTTCTGGCGTGAAAATCGTCCTGACCACGGAATCGGTCATTGGGATCATCCGGAAATGAAGTTTTGAAAATGACGTCGTTTTCAGGCCGGGATGGAATATCTCCCGCGTTCAACCGCCATTATCTTGAAAGGAGTCGCCATGGCCAAACGAATCACCATCGATCCTGTCACCCGGATTGAAGGCCACCTGCGGATCGAAGTGGAAGTCGCTGACGGGAAGGTCGTCAATGCCTGGAGTTCCGGGCAGATGTTTAGAGGCATCGAGATGATCCTCAAAGGAAGGGACCCGCGGGATGCCCCTCTTTTTACACAACGATCCTGCGGCGTCTGCACCTATGTGCACTATCTCGCCTCCATCCGGGCGATCGAAGCGGCCGTAGGCGTCGAGGTCCCTGAAAACGCACGCATCCTCCGGAATCTCCTCCATGGAACCCAGTACCAGCACGACCACATCATTCACTTCTATCATCTTCATGCCCTGGATTGGGTCGACATCTTGAGCGCATTGAAAGCCGACCCGCAAAAAACCGCGGCTCTCGCTGAAAACGTGAGCCAGGCACGCTGGGGGGGGACTGCCTATTTCAAACAAGTCCAGGAGCGCATCAAGACCTTTGTGGAGAGCGGCCAGTTGGGGCCATTCAACAATGCCTATTGGGGGCATTCGGCCTACGCCCTCCCGCCGGAAGCCAACCTGATGGCGGTCTCTCACTACCTCGAGGCCTTGCGCCTGCAAGCCAAGGCCGCCCAAATGCACGCGATCTTCGGTGCAAAGAACCCTCATCTGCAATCCCTGGTGGTCGGTGGAATCACCTGCGCCATGGATCTCACTCCAGACCGGATTGCCGAATTCCTCTATCTCTGGAAGGAGACGCAAGCCTTCGTCAGGAATGTTTATCTTCCGGACATCCTCGCGATTGGATCCTTTTACAAAGATTGGGCTGCGCTGGGAGGCACTTCCAACTTCCTCGCCTGGGGCGACTTTCCCGAAGGCGAAAAAGAACCCGAGAGCCTCTTCATGCCCCGGGGGGTCGTCATGAACCGCGATATCGCCGCCGTCAGACCGGCGGAGCAGGAAAAGGTCACCGAGCACATCGCCCACTCCTGGTACGAGGGGAATACCGATCAGCATCCGTATAAAGGACAGACCGCCCCTCAGCATGGCGACTACGACCCCGACAACCGCTACTCGTGGATCAAGGCACCGCGTTATGAAGGCGAGCCGTGCGAGGTCGGTCCTTTGGCGAGGATGCTCGTGGCATACGCCAGGGGAAAGGACGGTGCCCGGAAGCTTGTCGACGACACCCTTGCCCGATTGGGGGTTCCCGTCTCAGCCCTTTTTTCCACCCTTGGCAGAACTGCGGCGCGGGCCCTCGAAACCGTGCTGGTAGGCGACGCGATGGAGGGCTGGGTCATGAAGCTGGTGGAAAATCTGAAAGCCGGTCAGGACACCATCTATCAGGCGTGGAGCATGCCCGACAAGGGGATGGGTTGCGGCCTCAACGATGTTCCGCGCGGCTCCCTGGGCCACTGGATCGAAATCGAGGACAAGAAAATAAAAAATTATCAATATGTCGTCCCATCCACCTGGAATCTCGGACCCCGCTGCAGCAATGGAAAGCTCGGACCGGTCGAACAGGCGTTGATCGGGACACCGGTCGCCGATCCCAAACGGCCCGTTGAAGTCTTGAGAACCGTCCATTCGTTCGATCCCTGCATCGCCTGCGCGGTGCATATGATCGACCCCCGATCGAACGAAGTCTACGAAATCCATGTGCTGTGATTGCCTCGGCCTTTCAAGGTCGCTGCAATATCCTCTTGACTGCCGGTTTCCGCCGTTGGAAGCTGGCAGTCAACCGCGCAGCCCGGCTGGAGGGTCTGTGCCTTCCCCCGGCTCGGCTGGAAAGCTGCGCTAACCTCGATTAGCCGGTGCCGCCTATAGATGCCGAAGGGCGCGCGTTCCGCGGCTTTGACCGTACGAAAACCTGGATCCATTGCGCCTTCCGGCGCCGGGAGGGACCTCACTGAGTCATGAATCAAAACAGTCATATCCTCGTTCTTGGCGTAGGTAATCCCCTTCTTACGGATGACGGGGTCGGCATTCATGCCATTGCTGCATTGGAAAAGGCCTATTCCTTCAACCCTCCTGTAGAAATCATGGACGGGGGCGTACAGGGGCTGAATCTTCTGGGCTTCATCACGGAGGCGAAGCATCTGATCGTCATCGATGCCGTTCGCAATGGGGGTGCCCCAGGAACGCTCTATCGCCTCGAGGGAGAACAAATCCCCAGGCGGGTCCTTCAAAAGAACTCCCTTCACCAAGTGGGGTTGCTCGAGGCGCTCGCCTTGGCGAGCGCCCTCGGCGATCCTCCCTCGACCGTCATCCTGGGAGTGGAACCGCTCGATATCACGTCGATCGGCCTCGAACCCACCCCAGCCGTACGAGAACGAATCCCTGAACTCATCGATGCGGTGCTCGCTGAGCTCAAGCTGCTCGGCTGCGTCCCCGAAGCGACAGGAGAATGACGGACATGTGCCTGGCCATCCCAGCAAGAATCATTCAGATCCAAGACCGAACGGCCCTTATCGATTTGGATGGAACCCAACGACAGACCAGCCTCCTTCTGCTCGATGACGCTCAAGTGGGCGATTACGTGATCGTCCACGCCGGGTTTGCTATCCATCGCATCGACGAAAAGGAGGCCATGGCCGCACTGGCCCTCCTTCGAGAAATGGCCGATCTCACCGATCTCCCTTGAACATCGCAGACCCTCGCCTTCGGGTGTGGGCCCTGGCTGACGTCTGCTCCGGATACCCATGTGGAACCCGGCTTACCCCCGGTTCAGGGCGAAAGGTCCCGTATGCACGCCCCTTTCTTCATTTCTCGGAATTTACAGACCTTTCGTTTCAGCCTTCCTCTCAAATCTGGAACCGGCTGTCTTCTGCACCTCCACGAAGCGGAGGAATCAGCTGTCTTCTTCCTCTCGCGCCCGGAAAAGCCGGTATTTCCTTGACAGCTTTTCGCCGCTGAGATTATACTTTTCAGCTGTATAGTTCGGGTTCCACGCCAGTTCTGCCACAGACCTGGCGTTTTATAAACCTACGGTGAAAGGAGGTGAAACAACGAAATGAATAAGAAATTCCTAAGCCTTCTGACGGTTGTTTTTTGCGGCCTTATGCTTTGCGCGGTAGGGGCCATCACGGCCGCCGATGTCGCGGAAGAAATCGTCCTTCAGAATGAATACCCCGCAGATAAGCAAGGACCGGTAAAATTCAGCCATAAGAAGCACTCCGAGGAGTACGGCGCCACATGTGACGATTGCCACCATGTGATCCAGGATGGCAAAAACGTCTGGAAGGAAGGTGACCCTGTCCAGAAATGCAGCGAGTGCCATCCAGCCGATCCACCGGACAAGGAAGCACTGAAGCTGCAGAATGCGTTCCACAAGAACTGCAAGGATTGCCACAAAGAGCAAAACGACGATGCCAAGGCTCCCTTCAAGAAGTGCAACGGCTGCCATGAAAAGAAGGGTTGATCCCTTCTTGTAAAACCAGTTTTTCCAGGGGTGCCTTTTGCATCCATTTGTTTAGAACCGCACCGCCCCTTCTGAGAGGCAGTGCGGTTTTCTATTTCTGAGCACGATACCGGCCCTGGAGCCCTCTTTTATGTCTCCGGCAATTGAAGACAGGCATCGCCTCAGAACCACCACCGTTCATCCCAGCAAAAAAAGCCGCCTGGGCTTGCTCATGCAAAAGCCAGGCGGCCGGACTTTCCGTGTGGTGCGATTCTATTTATACTTCGGTAACCGTGATGGCTTCCTGATCACAAACCTCCACGCAGCTTTCGCAACCGAGGCACTCTTCCGCATTGACCGGAACAGACTTCCCGTCTTCCATCTCGTACACGTCGACAGGACAAACCTCGACGCACTCCTCACATCCCTCGCACTTGTCGTGGTCAACCACTACTTCATAACCCATCTGTCAAACCCTCCTAAGTTTTTAAATACGAGATACCCAATCTCTTGAAATGACCGCTGATTTTGGCTCCAGAACCGGCATGCCCCTGAACGTCAGCGCGTTATGTAACAGAGTAACCAGACCCTGTCAAGCTTTTTATCCCCGTTAACCACCACAAAAACCTCCTGCTGGCTCCCCCGCCCGCGCTCAGCAAACAAAGCAACCATTGGCCGACAGGAGCTTGGCAGTCAAAAGTCAGATGGCCCTGTTCGACCCGGAACAAGGCCATCGCATACTCACAAATGACAGCCCAAAACAGGGGCATGGACTACCCCAGGGCTTTTGTTAGGCCCCAACCTCCTCCTTGACCGAGACAGCGATCTTATAGAGCACTGTCAGAACGAAGAAGCCAGTAGCCCACACACCGATGGTAATCAAAATTTCAGGGGTTGTCGGCCAGTACTCGAACACCCGGTCAAAGGGGTTCGGCACGAAGCCGCCGATGACAAGCCCCATCCCTTTGTCGATCCAACTGGATATGATGACAGCAGCGCAACCGACGGCAAGGGTATCATCCTTCCGCCGTGTGCCGGGAACTATCAACAAGATCAAAGCAAGGATCGCAAAACCCACCGAGGTCCACATCCATGGCACGAGCTTCCCAAAGCCCTCATACCCCGCGAACAGGTATACAAAACTGTGCATATGCCCAGGGATCTGACTGTAAAAAGCCGTGAAGACTTCGAGCAGCAAAAAGAAGATGTTCAGGATGAAGGCGTAAGTGACAATGCCTCCGAGAGTCCTGACCGCCTTTTCTCCAGGGTCGAAACGACTCACCCGCCGCACGATCAAACACAGCAACAGGAGCAGTGCAGGCCCGGCGGCGAAAGCAGACGCAAGAAAGCGAGCAGCCATGATGGCGGTCAACCAGAAATGCCGGCCGGGCAGACCGGCGTACAAAAATGCCGTCACGGTATGAATGCTGAAGGCCCACGGGATGGAGATGTAGATCAGCGTCTTCACCCACCCGGGATAATGAAGCCCCTTCCTTTCAGCACTCAACACATTCCATCCGATCAGGACATTCAGAAGCAGATACCCGTTCAGCACGATCATGTCCCAAAATAGGATCGAGTTCGGCGTCGGATACATGATCACATTCATAATCCGCACCGGATTCCCGAGATCGACGAAAATGAACAGCAGGCACATCACAACCGCAGCGATAGCCAGAAACTCACCCAAGATGGTGATCCGGCCAAACGCCTTATAATCGTGGAGATAATAAGGAAGAACCACCATCACCCCTCCGGCAGCGACACCGACCAGGTAAGTGAATTGGGCGATATAAAAGCCCCAGGAGACATCGCGGCTCATCCCCGTGACCTTCAGTCCTTCCTGAAACTGATAGAGATAGCAGCCCAATCCGATGCCCATCAAGACCAGCAGGAAGATCAACCATCCCCAGTATCGTTGTGTTCCCTTCAGCGCCGTATCAAGCATAACCACCTCATACAATGAAAAATAAGTTGGGCCCCGTACCCAGTTCGGGCTTGCGCCGGATCGTGTAATGCTCCTTCAAAACCTTCCTGACCTCAGAATGCGGGTCCGCCAGATCCCCAAAAACCAGTGCGCCTTTTCGCACCTTGGCGGCGGCCTCGACGCAGGCGGGCTGATCCCCTTTTGCCAGTCTCTCAGCGCAGAAATTGCATTTCTCAACCACACCTTTGCTGCGCGTCGGGTAATCCTTATTCAGGGGGAAACCTGGATTCATCGGCATCAGCTCTTCATCGGTGCGGACCCGCTGCGGATCCCCCCAATTGAAGCTTCGCGCTCCATACGGACAGGCCGCCATGCAGAACCGGCAACCGATGCACCGGTGCATGTCCATCATGACAATCCCATCTTCCCGCTTCCAGGTCGACTGTGTCGGACAGACTCGGACACACGGCGGGTTAGTGCAGTGATTGCACATCAGCAGGAAATTCATTCCATGAAAACGCTCACCAATAAACTCGTGCTCCTGCCCAGGAAACGCATGCTCATAGGTTTCTTTCCAGATCCACTTGATCTCTTCCTTCGGATTCCCGAGATTCGGAACATTATGCTCTTTGTGGCACGCCTCGATGCAGACATCCATCAAGGCATCGTCCATCTTGGTCGTATCCACGACCATCGCCCAGTGCTTGCCCTTGGTCAAAGGGATCTGCTGCGCGGCCTCGAGCTTTCCGGGTGCCAGGATCTCGAGCGCAGCCTTCCCTCCCAGCCCTGCTATGGCTGCCATACCACCTATCTTCAGAAACTCCCTTCTGTCGATGCCCTTCATTTTTTCTCCTCCGGCTCAAGATGGCAGTCCCAACAGTACGGCGCAACACCCATATAGTTGTGGCACTGGTCGCAGAACTTCGTCTTGTTGGAATGACAATCCAGGCAGGTCACCTGAAGGCTTTTGTAATACACGGTGCCGCTCTTGGCCTTGAAATAGCGTTCCCCATCACGCACGACCGTGTGACGCCAATCGTCCAGCAGAGTCATGTGAGAGCTCTGCATGTAAGCCTTATCCATCACACACACCTTGGCTTCCTGCGCCTTGGGAGTCAACTCGGGATCAGGCGCCTTGGCGGCCTTCCCCGCATTGTAGAAAAACGGAAAGAGCAGCAGCCCAAGACCGATGACCAAGCCGGTGATGATTTTCCCTCCATCATACATTGTCATCATCCTCCATTCCAGCGAGGGGTTCGCCACGCAGGTCGGTGGTCCGTTCATTTTCCCCTTCGAAGACGAGGGCGTTAGCTACCATTTCATGGACCCCGGTGACCCCCACATCTCCAACCCAGAAATCCATCAGGGTGGGAAACACCGCCCGGTCAATGGCGCAGATGCAGGAGAGCATGTTGACGCCATACTTTTCTTTGACATGGCGGACAGCGTTGGCCCTCGGCAGGCCGCCGCGCATCCTCAGTTCCATGTTCTCCCCGGCGTTCAGCCCGGCGCCGCTTCCGCAGCAGAAGGTCTGCTCACGAATGGTCTGCGGGGGCATTTCGTAAAAGTTATTGCACACGGCGTTGATCACATAGCGCGGCTCCTCGAAGAAACCCATACCCCGTGCCGGATTGCACGAATCGTGAAAGGTGACCTTGAGGTGATCGTTCCGGCTAGGATCCAGTTTGAGCTTGTTATGTTTGATCAGATCCGCCGTAAATTCAACTAGGTGAACCATCTTGGTCCCCTTGGCATTCTCGAACTTCGTCCCCGTAAGAGGCGAAACCGGCTCTTCGAGAAAATCCGCCGGGCCGTTGAAGGTGTCCATGTACTGGTTCAGGACGCGCCACATGTGGCCGCACTCCCCACCCAGGATCCATTTCACCCCGAGCCGCTTCGCTTCCGCGTACATCTTGGCGTTCAACCGCTTGGCCATCTCATGAGAGGTAAAGTATCCGAAATTGCCCCCTTCGGAGGCATAGGTGCTCCAGGTGATGTCGAGGCCCTGGCTCTGTAGATAATGGAAAAGCATGAGATAACCCATGCACGTATACGTACCGGGATCGGCAAAGACATCCCCAGAAGGGGTGATGAACAGGATTTCCGCTCCTTTGCGATTGAAGCTCGGCTCAACCCGGATCCCTGTGATATCCTCGATCTCGTCGACGAAGAAGTCCATCATGTCCTTGTAGGCATGAGGCTGGATGCCGAGATGATTGCCGGTGCGGTTGCAGTTCGCCACCGGGGCCGCGATCCAGTCGGTGTTGAGGCCGATCAGGTTCGTCAACTCGCGCCCGATGATCGTCACTTCGGCTGTATCGATGCCATAGGGGCAGAAAAGAGAGCAACGGCGGCACTCCGTGCATTGATACAGGTAATACCACCACTCTTTCAGGACATCTGAGGTGAGATCCCTCGCGCCTGCCAGTTTGCCGAACAGCTTCCCTCCAACCGTGTATTTCTTCCGATAGACGGAGCGGATCAGTTCCGCGCGAAGCACCGGCATGTTCTTCGGATCGCCCGAACCGATGAAGAAGTGGCACTTGTCCGCACAGGCCCCGCATCGGACACAGATATCCATAAAGAGCTTGAACGATCTGAAGCGATCCAGCCGAAGCCGAAAGCCGTCGTCGATGATTTTTTCCCAATCGTCCGGCAGCTGCCAGTCTTCGTCTGTTGGGTTCCAATCACGCGGGTTCGGCATATCGACAGCTTCGAGGTTCTTTGGCTTGCCACCATAGCAGTATATGCCCTCGCGAATGTCAACCGGCGTATCCATCCACCCCTCCATCAGCGGTGGGGTGTGCTTGATCTTGGCGGTCTCACCTGCCTTTGGATCTTTGGCCATGTCTACTCCTTATCTCTCTATCCTGTTGGTTATTCAGGCTCTTTGTCAACCGGGAGTCCAGCTTCCACCATGGCCTCACGGAACTCGTCTTCGTATGCCTGATATGTGTGGTAATGCACAGGATAATTCCACGGGTTGATATGCCTCTTCATACGGCTGTTGTTCGACAGGTTTCTCGTCGGCGACAGGAATATCCCGGCCATGTGCATCAGCTTGCTGAAGGGGAAATACGCGATCAGCACGCTGATGACGAACAGATGAATGTAGAAGATCACCCCGATATCGCCCGGAATCGTTGGGTGAAATTTGAAGAGACCCACCGCCAGCTCCTTGACGGCAGTGATGTCGACCCGGATGAAGTAACGCATCAGGATCCCGGTCGTGCCCAGAGCGAGAATGAGAAACAGGGGAAAATAATCCGCCGGCAGCGAGATGTAACGGGTCTGATGAACGTAAATCCGCCGGACGAAGAGATAGGTTACGGCCAGCATAAGGAGCATATCCGTCAGATACACGCCCGGAAGGCCGAGCCCGTTAAACGGCAGCACACCCATCTGCATGAAGCCGTCGAGGCTCTCCAGCAGGTGGACAAACCCCGGAATAGGCTCGACAAAAAACCGGAAATGCCTGAGGAAGATCACCAGGAAAGAATAATGGAAAAGCAGTGCCGCCAGCCAGAGCCACTTTTCCCACTCATAGTCGATCTTCGGCGCACCGTCACCCTTCAGTCGATACTCTAAGCGGGTGTTCCGGAAAAGGGATCGAAAGGTAAGGATCTCGAAGAGCATCCTCACGATCACCCCGCCGGTGCCTTTCGGATTGTCGATCTTACTGTACTTGACCCATGGGAGAGACCATTGCTGCCCGGCCGTGGTGGGGATCCTGAAAGGCACCGGGGAGCGGGCCCAGTCGATGACCCGAACGACGATCCCGATGATGAAGGTGGCCAGGGCCGCGTAGGGAACCACGACACCGAAAAGGTACTGGAGATTGAACGCCCCCACCCCCACCCAGGGGATCAAAACGATCAACACCACTGCCAATGACGAAACGACAATGCTCAATATGAAATTCATAGGCTGCTACCTCACCTCCAATGACGATCCCGATGATTAGGTCGTTGTGTCCGATACCTGCCGATCCGAAGCGGCATACTTGGCATTGGCTCTTTCCAGTAACTTCCCCACCTCGTTCCGAATCTCCCTTACGCGCAGCTCGTTGAGATGCTGCCGGCAGGCCATATAGACATCAAAGCCCTGCAGAGCCAGCGCATCGATCCGGTCCTCCACTTCCAGCAACTCCGCCGAAGCCGCGGCGCCGGAGGACTTTGCGCCCTGCAGCTCCTTGCGGATGACCGGTTTGAGCTGGATGAGAAAAGCCAAGGCTTTCGAGGGGCTGAAATCCTGCACAGCGCGGATTCGTATGATCCGATCCAGGCAGGCCGCTATGTCCTCGGCAGAGCCCCCGGAAACGAGATGGTCATACACCGTTTCCAGCTCTCCGCTTAGAGTCGCCCCGACAGGGTTGGAAAACGGATCTTTCTGCCGACGCAAAAAATCACGCCCCTCCGGTTCATAGCTTTCGAAAAGGGCGTCGCGCCACCCCTTGAGGATGGCCGACCTTCTTTCGATCAAAAAAGCGGTCAAGTACATGACAGGTTTACCTGAAAAAGGCGAACAAAAAAATTGGCCCCCCCGAATCCGTTCGTCCAGAGGGCCTTCCGGATGATCCATGATGATGGACGTCTATAGCCAACTTGCTGTGCCCTGTCAAGAAAAAAATTCGGGCCTCCGGGCGGATTTTATTCAAATATCGCAAATGATTAGGACCTATTTTACCATGACCGGAATGCGCAGGAAGCGTGCGCTCGAGAGACGGAGACTGTTTCGTATTCTTTTCTATGGGCATCCATCCCCCAATGGTTTCCCTGTACGATCCGGTCTCCAATCCGGAAGCGAGTGGTCATAGCAATGCTCATAAAATGAATTCCTTGCGCTGATTTGAGCAGCAGGGCTCCGCACAGGCAATCCTCCACACTGACGTCGGGATTGGCCAAAAAGACCCTTGCCGGGTGGAAATTAATTGGTCTCCATCCGGAAACGATTTTCCGGTAGAACTCCATTTCCAATCCGGAAATGAGGATTTTTGGCCAATATCAAGGAAATCAAGCGTTTGTGCGGAGGCGACCTGCAGGTCGCCGCACAAGCAAACGTGCAGATTGACGCCGAGATTGGCCAAAAAGACCCTTTCCGGATGGAAACTAATTGTTGACAGACCGGCCCTTCTTCCCCTAAAAAGTCAGAAAAACGCGTTTCATTCCCCCCGTGCCGTACCTTGCCCCATTTCCCCAGGCCCCGCCCAGCGACGGGGACAGGCTGAGACCAGGAGGCGCCATGGCCATCGACACTACGATCTTCGTCCACTCCCCGGGGAGGATCCCCGCCTATCTCGATCTGCTTCAGATGTTGACCGGTGCCGGTCTCATTCTCTTTATGTGGAGCCACATGGTCCTGGTCGCAAGCGTCAACTTCGGGCCCGGCGTCATGAACGCCATCGCCCGGTTTTTCGAGGACTCTTACATGGCCCAGGTCGGGGGCCCGCTGATAGGCGCCACCTTCCTGATGCACTTCATCCTGGCGGCCCGCAAGATCCCGTTCAGGGTCGAGCAGCAGTCCGCCGTCTGGAAGCACAGCCGTTCGCTTCATCATCTGGACACCTGGCTCTGGCTCGTGCAGGTCGTCACCGCCATGATCATCCTGATCATGGGCTCCATTCACATGTGGACCGTCCTGACCGATCTTCCCATCACCGCCGCCAAGAGCGCCGCCCGCATCCAGGGGGGGTACTGGCTCGTGTTTTACCTGATTCTCCTGCCGATGGTCGAACTGCACGTGGGCATCGGCTTTTACCGCATCGGCGTCAAGTGGGGCTTCATCCAACGCAGAAGCCGCAAGGGATTGAAAAAATTTGAGAATATTTTGACCGGTATTTTCGTATTGATCGGGTTGATCACCATCGTTCGCTTTTTGACCCTTTCGGTCTGACCTTCCTACGTCGGCCCCTTCCCCGATCGCACGTAATGAAGGCCGAGCGCGTGCGCCAGGGCCCCAAGCGGGGCCTGACCGGCGGTCCGCCTATTCTAATGAGCGGAATGATGCCCTTTATTGGTCGCAAAGGAGTCCTGCCTGTGGAAACGATTTTGACCGATCTCCTGTGTATCGGTGCCGGCCTCGCCGGCGAACGGGTTGCCGTGGAGGTGGCCTCCAACGGTTTCAGCACCATCTGCTTGAGCATCGTTCCCCCGAGACGGTCCCACTCTTCGGCCGCACAAGGAGGCATGCAGGCCGCGCTCGGCCACTGTACCATGGGAGCCGGGGACTGCCCTGACGTCCATTTTCTGGATACGGTGAGAGGTTCGGATTGGGGCTGTGACCAGGAGGTCGCGCGGATGTTCGTGGACACCGCTCCGATCGCCGTGCGCGAGATGGCATTCTGGGGCATCCCCTGGAATCGCGTGGTGCCGGGGCAGTCGTCTTACTTCAAGGGCGGCCAGAAATACGAAAAGGTCGAACCCGAGGAGCGCAAGGGACTGATCACCGCCCGTGACTTCGGTGGAACCGCCAAGTGGCGCACCTGCTACACCTCGGACGGAACTGGCCACACGCTTTTATACACCATGGACAACAAAGTGGTGGAGCTCGGGGTTACCGTTCATGACCGAGTCGAGGCCATCGCCTTGATCCACGACGGGGAGACTTGCACCGGCGCTGTGGCCCGCTGCCTGAAGACAGGGGAACTCCGGGTCTACCTGGCCAAAGCCACGCTGATCGCTACCGGAGGCTACGGCAGGATCTATCGTGAAACGACGAATGCGGTCATCAATGACGGATCCGGGGCCCTTCTGGCCCTCGCTACAGAAGTCGTCCCGATAGGTAATCCGGAGGCCATCCAATTCCACCCGACAGGCATCGTCCCGACCAACATTCTGGTGACAGAAGGCTGCCGGGGGGACGGGGGAACCCTGCTGGACGTCAACGAAGAGCGCTTCATGCCGCAATACGAGCCCCAGAAGGCAGAACTCGCCTCTCGAGACGTGGTTTCACGCTGGATGACCCACCACATCCGCCAGGGGTTCGGTGTCAAAAGCCCTTATGGCGACCACCTCTGGCTGGACATACGCCACCTCGGCGCCCAGCACATCAAGACCAAGCTCCGAGAGGTGGACGAGATCTGCAACAACTTCCTCGGCGTGGACCCTGTCACCCAGCTCATCCCGGTGCGTCCGGCACAGCATTACAGCATGGGAGGAGTTCGAACGAACAAGGACGGGGCCGCTTACGGTCTGAAGGGCCTCTTCGCCGCCGGCGAGGCTGCCTGTTGGGACATGCACGGCTTCAACCGCCTGGGCGGCAATTCCCTGGCGGAAACCATCGTCGCCGGCAAGATTGTCGGAGAGAGAATCGCCGAATTCCTGAAAGGGTATGAAACTCAGTTCAAAACAAGCACGGTGCGGGACCGCCTGGTTCATGAGGAGGACCGGATCCAGCGCCTGCGCGCCCGAAGCGCCGGGAAGGAAAACGTCTTCCAGGTGCGCGACGCCATGCAGAACGAGCTTA harbors:
- the hmeD gene encoding Hdr-like menaquinol oxidoreductase iron-sulfur subunit — translated: MAKDPKAGETAKIKHTPPLMEGWMDTPVDIREGIYCYGGKPKNLEAVDMPNPRDWNPTDEDWQLPDDWEKIIDDGFRLRLDRFRSFKLFMDICVRCGACADKCHFFIGSGDPKNMPVLRAELIRSVYRKKYTVGGKLFGKLAGARDLTSDVLKEWWYYLYQCTECRRCSLFCPYGIDTAEVTIIGRELTNLIGLNTDWIAAPVANCNRTGNHLGIQPHAYKDMMDFFVDEIEDITGIRVEPSFNRKGAEILFITPSGDVFADPGTYTCMGYLMLFHYLQSQGLDITWSTYASEGGNFGYFTSHEMAKRLNAKMYAEAKRLGVKWILGGECGHMWRVLNQYMDTFNGPADFLEEPVSPLTGTKFENAKGTKMVHLVEFTADLIKHNKLKLDPSRNDHLKVTFHDSCNPARGMGFFEEPRYVINAVCNNFYEMPPQTIREQTFCCGSGAGLNAGENMELRMRGGLPRANAVRHVKEKYGVNMLSCICAIDRAVFPTLMDFWVGDVGVTGVHEMVANALVFEGENERTTDLRGEPLAGMEDDDNV
- the hmeC gene encoding Hdr-like menaquinol oxidoreductase cytochrome b-like subunit, whose protein sequence is MNFILSIVVSSLAVVLIVLIPWVGVGAFNLQYLFGVVVPYAALATFIIGIVVRVIDWARSPVPFRIPTTAGQQWSLPWVKYSKIDNPKGTGGVIVRMLFEILTFRSLFRNTRLEYRLKGDGAPKIDYEWEKWLWLAALLFHYSFLVIFLRHFRFFVEPIPGFVHLLESLDGFMQMGVLPFNGLGLPGVYLTDMLLMLAVTYLFVRRIYVHQTRYISLPADYFPLFLILALGTTGILMRYFIRVDITAVKELAVGLFKFHPTIPGDIGVIFYIHLFVISVLIAYFPFSKLMHMAGIFLSPTRNLSNNSRMKRHINPWNYPVHYHTYQAYEDEFREAMVEAGLPVDKEPE
- a CDS encoding conserved hypothetical protein (Evidence 4 : Unknown function but conserved in other organisms), with the protein product MYLTAFLIERRSAILKGWRDALFESYEPEGRDFLRRQKDPFSNPVGATLSGELETVYDHLVSGGSAEDIAACLDRIIRIRAVQDFSPSKALAFLIQLKPVIRKELQGAKSSGAAASAELLEVEDRIDALALQGFDVYMACRQHLNELRVREIRNEVGKLLERANAKYAASDRQVSDTTT
- a CDS encoding hypothetical protein (Evidence 5 : Unknown function), with product MEFYRKIVSGWRPINFHPARVFLANPDVSVEDCLCGALLLKSAQGIHFMSIAMTTRFRIGDRIVQGNHWGMDAHRKEYETVSVSRAHASCAFRSW
- a CDS encoding Succinate dehydrogenase cytochrome b subunit, whose amino-acid sequence is MAIDTTIFVHSPGRIPAYLDLLQMLTGAGLILFMWSHMVLVASVNFGPGVMNAIARFFEDSYMAQVGGPLIGATFLMHFILAARKIPFRVEQQSAVWKHSRSLHHLDTWLWLVQVVTAMIILIMGSIHMWTVLTDLPITAAKSAARIQGGYWLVFYLILLPMVELHVGIGFYRIGVKWGFIQRRSRKGLKKFENILTGIFVLIGLITIVRFLTLSV
- the frdA gene encoding Fumarate reductase flavoprotein subunit is translated as MKAERVRQGPKRGLTGGPPILMSGMMPFIGRKGVLPVETILTDLLCIGAGLAGERVAVEVASNGFSTICLSIVPPRRSHSSAAQGGMQAALGHCTMGAGDCPDVHFLDTVRGSDWGCDQEVARMFVDTAPIAVREMAFWGIPWNRVVPGQSSYFKGGQKYEKVEPEERKGLITARDFGGTAKWRTCYTSDGTGHTLLYTMDNKVVELGVTVHDRVEAIALIHDGETCTGAVARCLKTGELRVYLAKATLIATGGYGRIYRETTNAVINDGSGALLALATEVVPIGNPEAIQFHPTGIVPTNILVTEGCRGDGGTLLDVNEERFMPQYEPQKAELASRDVVSRWMTHHIRQGFGVKSPYGDHLWLDIRHLGAQHIKTKLREVDEICNNFLGVDPVTQLIPVRPAQHYSMGGVRTNKDGAAYGLKGLFAAGEAACWDMHGFNRLGGNSLAETIVAGKIVGERIAEFLKGYETQFKTSTVRDRLVHEEDRIQRLRARSAGKENVFQVRDAMQNELMEHVGIFRNETDLQKAVDTLQEIYGQAQRVGLRSNGIGANPELGLALKIEAMLRLAICVAYAALQRTESRGCHAREDFPARNDRDWLTRTLATWQKGHDLPTLNYEPASKVLDLPPGERGYGVCKIISCDGEIIGD